In the Peptoclostridium acidaminophilum DSM 3953 genome, one interval contains:
- the polA gene encoding DNA polymerase I, with translation MSKRLVIIDGNSLVNRAFYALPELMTKDGRHTNAIYGFTTMLFKLLENYAPTHISVAFDLKAPTFRHTEYGDYKAHRKGMPNELREQMEPLKRLIDAMKIHRLELEGFEADDIIGTVSKEAEAEGFEVLIVTGDKDALQLTSDKIRVLITKKGISELEEYDADRIIADYGLAPLQLIDLKGLMGDKSDNIPGVPGIGEKTGIKLVKEFGSLENLLNNLEEVKGSIRQKIEENVQMAMVSKRLATIVTHMPIEIEFDSLLLEDFDFKEVSMMFADFEFTSLIKKLGAGHHTEQPETEIKSENLKLDMDSLPALLEQISGQGHMYFKCISKKGNIVDKNIVLLSLTADGSKVYHTGDEALIERLGGLLESEEVKKYGYNLKEEYVALRPYGINLKGMAFDIEVAEYLIDSAGSNYSHESIAGKYLSGTLRSQEELLGKGKTLRSAEAVDEAELREYTGGILSMCAQVKPLQEKKIVECGMERLLYEVEMPLVEVLGSMEYEGILVDQNILMQLREEFSLTIAKLEEDIHRFAGEEFNINSPKQLGVILFEKLNLPVVKKTKTGYSTDAQVLEKLSGMHEIIDLITEYRQLVKLKSTYVDGLLGIVNGKTGRVHSTFNQTITTTGRISSTEPNMQNIPVRLEVGRKLRRVFVAKEGCLFADADYSQIELRIMAHICDDEKLKDAFMKGQDVHTRTASEVFGVPIEEVDKTMRNAAKAVNFGIIYGISDFGLSKNLNIPVKEAKTYIDSYLSRYSGVKQYMESIVEYALENGYVSTLLNRRRYIPEVKSNNAIIKNLGKRLAMNTPIQGSAADVIKIAMVNVFRRLKAEGLNSKLILQVHDELIVEAYENEQSKVEAILREEMENAMKLSVPLDVDLSSGKSWYDTK, from the coding sequence ATGAGCAAAAGACTTGTTATAATAGATGGAAACAGCCTTGTGAACAGGGCGTTCTATGCCTTGCCGGAGCTTATGACAAAGGACGGGCGCCACACAAATGCAATATATGGATTCACAACAATGCTCTTCAAGCTGCTTGAAAACTACGCGCCTACGCATATAAGCGTAGCATTCGACCTCAAGGCGCCGACTTTCAGGCACACGGAGTACGGCGACTACAAGGCGCACAGGAAGGGCATGCCAAACGAGCTCAGGGAGCAGATGGAACCGCTCAAGCGCCTGATAGATGCCATGAAGATTCACAGGCTCGAGCTGGAAGGCTTCGAGGCAGACGACATAATAGGCACGGTTTCCAAGGAGGCTGAGGCCGAGGGTTTTGAAGTCCTAATAGTTACGGGAGACAAGGATGCGCTTCAGCTTACATCCGACAAGATAAGGGTGCTCATAACTAAAAAGGGAATTTCAGAGCTTGAGGAGTATGACGCAGACAGGATAATTGCAGATTACGGTCTTGCGCCGCTGCAGTTGATAGACCTCAAGGGCCTAATGGGAGACAAGTCCGACAATATTCCTGGAGTGCCGGGAATAGGCGAAAAGACGGGAATAAAGCTCGTTAAGGAATTCGGCAGCCTGGAAAACCTCCTGAACAATCTTGAAGAAGTGAAGGGAAGCATAAGGCAAAAGATTGAGGAGAATGTCCAGATGGCCATGGTCAGCAAGCGGCTGGCGACAATAGTTACGCACATGCCTATCGAAATAGAGTTTGACTCTTTGCTGCTTGAGGATTTCGACTTTAAAGAGGTGTCCATGATGTTTGCGGACTTTGAGTTCACAAGCCTGATAAAAAAGCTCGGAGCCGGCCATCATACAGAGCAGCCGGAAACTGAAATCAAGTCTGAGAATCTAAAGTTGGATATGGACAGTCTGCCTGCTCTTTTAGAGCAGATAAGCGGTCAGGGGCACATGTATTTCAAGTGCATCTCAAAAAAAGGCAACATAGTCGACAAAAATATTGTATTGCTTTCACTCACAGCGGACGGCTCGAAGGTATACCATACGGGAGACGAGGCGCTCATAGAAAGGCTAGGCGGATTGCTTGAATCGGAGGAAGTCAAAAAATACGGATACAACCTCAAGGAGGAGTATGTGGCGCTTAGGCCTTATGGCATAAACCTAAAGGGCATGGCATTTGACATTGAGGTTGCCGAGTACCTTATAGATTCGGCCGGCTCGAACTACTCGCATGAAAGCATAGCAGGCAAATACCTGAGCGGGACGCTTAGATCGCAGGAGGAGCTTCTCGGCAAGGGCAAGACTCTAAGGAGCGCAGAGGCTGTCGATGAAGCAGAGCTTAGGGAGTATACAGGCGGCATACTAAGCATGTGCGCCCAGGTCAAACCACTGCAGGAGAAAAAGATAGTAGAATGCGGCATGGAGAGGCTGCTCTACGAAGTGGAAATGCCGCTTGTGGAGGTTCTTGGCAGCATGGAATACGAGGGAATTCTGGTAGACCAGAATATACTCATGCAGCTCAGGGAGGAGTTTTCGCTTACTATAGCAAAGCTGGAAGAGGATATACACAGGTTTGCGGGTGAGGAGTTCAACATAAATTCGCCAAAGCAGCTTGGAGTTATACTCTTTGAAAAGCTTAATCTGCCGGTTGTAAAAAAGACAAAGACAGGTTATTCCACCGATGCACAGGTGCTGGAAAAGCTCAGCGGCATGCACGAAATAATAGACCTTATAACCGAATACAGGCAGCTTGTGAAGCTCAAGTCCACGTATGTGGACGGCCTTTTGGGCATTGTAAACGGGAAGACTGGAAGGGTCCACTCCACCTTCAACCAAACAATAACAACCACGGGAAGGATATCCTCCACAGAGCCCAACATGCAAAACATTCCTGTCAGGCTGGAGGTTGGAAGGAAGCTAAGAAGGGTGTTTGTGGCTAAGGAGGGATGTCTGTTTGCGGATGCGGACTATTCTCAGATAGAGCTCAGGATAATGGCTCACATATGCGACGATGAAAAGCTTAAGGACGCCTTTATGAAGGGACAGGATGTGCACACAAGAACAGCATCTGAGGTCTTTGGAGTTCCAATAGAAGAGGTTGACAAGACGATGAGAAATGCGGCCAAGGCCGTGAACTTTGGCATAATATACGGGATAAGCGATTTTGGGCTTTCAAAGAACCTGAACATCCCTGTGAAGGAAGCCAAGACATATATAGACAGCTACCTGAGCAGGTATAGTGGAGTCAAGCAGTATATGGAGAGTATAGTGGAATACGCTCTTGAGAACGGCTACGTGAGCACATTGCTCAACAGGAGAAGGTACATTCCCGAAGTGAAATCAAACAACGCCATCATAAAAAATTTGGGAAAAAGGCTGGCAATGAATACCCCGATACAGGGAAGCGCGGCAGACGTAATAAAGATTGCCATGGTAAATGTGTTCAGGAGGCTAAAGGCGGAAGGCCTCAATTCAAAGCTCATACTCCAGGTGCATGACGAACTCATAGTAGAAGCATATGAAAATGAGCAGTCAAAGGTGGAAGCGATACTCAGGGAAGAAATGGAGAATGCCATGAAGCTCAGTGTGCCGCTAGATGTTGACCTTAGCAGCGGCAAGTCCTGGTACGATACAAAATAA
- the rsxE gene encoding electron transport complex subunit RsxE yields MKLGKIFRNGLVNENPVFAQVLGMCPTLAVTTSAENGLGMGLATTAVLLCSNFAISLIRKLIPSKVRIPAYVVVIATFVTLVGMLIKAYLPSLDEALGLFIPLIVVNCLILARAESFASKNNPGASVADGLAMGLGFALALTLLGCVRELFGNGTVFGQMVFGSGYKPALIMILPPGAFIALGILLAGFKKLTSAR; encoded by the coding sequence TTGAAACTAGGTAAGATTTTTAGGAACGGTCTTGTAAATGAAAACCCTGTGTTTGCACAGGTGCTTGGAATGTGTCCCACCCTGGCGGTTACAACATCGGCTGAGAACGGCCTTGGTATGGGGCTTGCGACTACCGCCGTGCTTTTATGCTCAAATTTTGCAATATCGCTGATAAGGAAGCTGATACCTTCAAAGGTCAGAATACCGGCATATGTAGTTGTAATAGCAACGTTTGTCACTCTCGTAGGCATGCTGATAAAGGCTTATCTGCCTTCGCTTGATGAGGCGCTCGGTCTTTTCATACCGCTGATAGTAGTAAACTGTCTGATACTTGCAAGAGCCGAGAGCTTCGCCTCGAAAAATAATCCTGGCGCATCTGTTGCAGACGGGCTTGCCATGGGTCTTGGATTCGCATTGGCGCTTACGCTACTGGGCTGTGTAAGGGAGCTGTTCGGAAACGGCACGGTATTTGGGCAAATGGTTTTTGGCAGCGGTTACAAGCCTGCGCTCATAATGATACTTCCGCCCGGAGCGTTTATTGCTCTGGGGATACTATTGGCAGGATTCAAGAAGCTGACTTCTGCAAGGTAG
- the rsxC gene encoding electron transport complex subunit RsxC, protein MQLFTFKGGIHPPHRKKQTENMPATKAKPPGVVYIPLLQHIGAPCVPVVSKGEYVKVGQKIGEAQGFVSIPVHSSVSGTVQALKEMPLQGGTKVLCVVIENDFKDELHESVVPKGDLTGLSREELVGIIKEAGIAGMGGAAFPTHVKLSPPEEKNVDVVVLNGAECEPYLTADHRLMLETPEDVIEGARAIMKALGISKAYIGIEDNKKDVLKGMTGEIMPDEDINIVLLKTKYPQGAEKQLIYACTGRMVPSGGLPMDVGVVVNNVATAAQIARTIKTGMPSIERITTVTGGAVNSPQNLIVRIGTLYSELIEECGGFKEEPAKVISGGPMMGLAQSSVQIPVTKGTSGILCLTKAEAKIPESENCIRCGRCFTVCPVNLQPLYISAHSLKYDYKKAEEYKAMDCIECGSCSFICPSKRPLLQSIRVAKREIIASRRKQNR, encoded by the coding sequence ATGCAGCTTTTCACATTCAAGGGAGGAATACATCCGCCGCACAGGAAAAAGCAGACTGAGAACATGCCGGCAACAAAGGCAAAGCCTCCGGGTGTCGTATATATACCTTTGCTGCAGCACATCGGGGCTCCGTGTGTGCCTGTAGTAAGCAAGGGTGAGTATGTAAAGGTGGGGCAGAAAATAGGCGAAGCGCAGGGCTTCGTGTCGATACCCGTGCATTCATCTGTATCGGGAACTGTGCAGGCGCTCAAAGAGATGCCTTTGCAGGGTGGAACAAAGGTGCTTTGCGTGGTGATTGAAAATGACTTCAAGGACGAATTGCATGAGAGCGTAGTTCCTAAAGGAGACCTGACCGGGCTTTCACGGGAAGAGCTTGTCGGGATTATAAAGGAGGCTGGCATTGCCGGCATGGGCGGGGCGGCTTTTCCAACTCACGTAAAGCTTTCGCCGCCGGAAGAAAAAAATGTGGATGTTGTAGTGCTAAACGGGGCTGAATGTGAACCGTATCTGACTGCAGATCACAGACTCATGCTTGAAACGCCGGAGGATGTGATTGAAGGCGCCAGGGCTATAATGAAGGCGCTTGGAATAAGCAAGGCTTATATAGGAATAGAGGACAACAAGAAGGACGTCCTTAAAGGCATGACAGGCGAAATAATGCCTGATGAGGACATAAACATAGTCTTGCTAAAGACCAAGTATCCGCAAGGTGCTGAAAAGCAGCTTATATATGCATGTACCGGCAGGATGGTTCCATCCGGTGGCTTGCCAATGGATGTGGGCGTTGTAGTTAACAATGTGGCCACGGCGGCGCAAATAGCCAGAACTATAAAAACAGGCATGCCATCGATTGAGAGGATAACCACAGTCACTGGTGGAGCAGTAAATAGTCCTCAGAACTTGATAGTGAGGATTGGGACTCTCTATAGCGAATTGATTGAGGAGTGCGGAGGCTTTAAGGAAGAGCCGGCTAAGGTCATATCGGGCGGACCTATGATGGGACTTGCGCAAAGCAGCGTCCAAATACCTGTGACAAAGGGAACTTCAGGCATACTGTGCCTTACGAAGGCCGAAGCCAAAATACCGGAGTCTGAAAACTGCATAAGGTGCGGACGATGCTTCACCGTATGTCCTGTGAATCTGCAGCCTCTTTACATCAGCGCACATTCGCTAAAGTATGACTACAAGAAAGCGGAGGAATACAAGGCCATGGACTGCATAGAGTGCGGATCGTGCTCATTTATATGCCCGTCGAAGAGGCCGCTGCTCCAGTCTATCAGGGTGGCGAAGCGTGAAATAATTGCAAGCAGAAGAAAGCAAAATAGGTAG
- the coaE gene encoding dephospho-CoA kinase (Dephospho-CoA kinase (CoaE) performs the final step in coenzyme A biosynthesis.) — MKVLDMIIIGLTGSMGTGKTTVSDFFKRKGIKVVDADDISRSLAKKGSPLLGVLEERFGPGVISNDGSLDRKKLASIVFANEGMLRELNAIMHPRIIDEIKGHIARLEAAGETIIVLDAPLLLETGLDELVDLVLLVTCDSKIQIDRIMARDGATHAEAEMRLAHQMSQEEKKKLADFILDNSGTLDELEASVDDFLESLEVGGN, encoded by the coding sequence GTGAAGGTGCTCGATATGATAATAATCGGACTAACCGGCTCTATGGGAACGGGAAAGACCACAGTGTCGGATTTTTTTAAAAGAAAAGGCATAAAAGTCGTGGATGCAGACGATATTTCAAGGAGTCTTGCAAAAAAGGGCAGCCCTTTGCTGGGGGTGCTTGAAGAAAGGTTCGGGCCAGGCGTTATTAGCAATGACGGGAGTCTTGACCGAAAGAAGCTGGCGTCAATTGTTTTTGCAAACGAGGGTATGTTAAGAGAGCTAAACGCCATAATGCATCCGAGAATAATAGATGAAATCAAAGGGCACATAGCAAGGCTAGAGGCGGCGGGAGAGACCATTATAGTGCTTGATGCGCCGCTCCTCCTTGAAACCGGCCTTGACGAGCTGGTGGATTTGGTGCTGCTTGTGACTTGCGATAGCAAAATCCAGATAGATAGAATAATGGCCAGGGACGGCGCAACACATGCAGAGGCTGAGATGAGGCTTGCGCATCAGATGAGCCAGGAAGAAAAAAAGAAGCTCGCTGATTTTATTTTAGATAATTCGGGAACTCTAGATGAGCTTGAGGCCAGTGTAGATGATTTTTTGGAGAGTTTGGAGGTAGGCGGGAATTGA
- a CDS encoding RnfABCDGE type electron transport complex subunit G, producing the protein MKEMLRLGLVLFIVASISALVLSYTNQITAPLIEQKSEEAGKQSRQAVLPEASEFKKIEGVDFGSDIVSEVYEGYSGSDIKGYVARTLPVGYSGTVEVIVGINLDGSISGVSIGTHTETPGLGSKASGEFKDQYQGMKTNVPAEVIKSGQPKENEVVAISGATITSRAVTTGINEAAKAVLEINK; encoded by the coding sequence ATGAAGGAAATGTTGAGGCTGGGACTAGTGCTTTTTATTGTAGCGTCAATATCAGCGCTGGTGCTTAGCTATACGAATCAGATCACAGCGCCGCTTATTGAGCAAAAAAGCGAAGAGGCAGGCAAACAGTCGAGACAGGCAGTCCTGCCTGAGGCTTCTGAATTTAAAAAGATTGAGGGCGTTGATTTTGGCTCGGACATAGTTAGTGAGGTTTATGAAGGATACAGCGGATCTGATATCAAGGGATACGTTGCAAGGACTCTGCCGGTTGGATACTCGGGTACTGTTGAAGTCATAGTGGGCATCAACCTGGATGGGAGCATTTCCGGAGTTAGCATAGGAACCCATACAGAAACGCCGGGGCTTGGAAGTAAGGCCAGCGGTGAATTCAAGGATCAGTATCAGGGTATGAAGACAAACGTGCCGGCAGAAGTCATAAAAAGCGGCCAACCCAAGGAAAACGAAGTTGTTGCAATATCGGGAGCGACTATAACATCAAGGGCTGTTACAACGGGAATCAACGAAGCTGCAAAAGCAGTGCTTGAAATCAATAAGTAG
- the rsxA gene encoding electron transport complex subunit RsxA translates to MKIFIILLSSILVNNFVMSRFLGICPFLGVSKKVETALGMGMAVTFVMTLASLITYFVQRLLVKLDIEFMQTIAFILVIASLVQFVEMVIQKMSPTLYQALGVFLPLITTNCAVLGVAILNVQSDYGLVETVINGAGAAIGFTLAIVLFAGIRERLEISDVPAAFKGFPIALITAGLMSIAFLGFIGLV, encoded by the coding sequence ATGAAAATATTCATAATACTACTTAGCTCGATACTTGTAAATAACTTCGTAATGTCAAGATTCCTCGGAATATGTCCATTTCTCGGTGTTTCTAAAAAAGTGGAAACTGCTCTTGGCATGGGTATGGCTGTTACATTTGTAATGACACTGGCCTCGCTTATAACGTATTTTGTTCAAAGGCTTCTTGTAAAGCTGGACATAGAATTCATGCAGACCATTGCATTCATACTTGTAATAGCTTCACTTGTTCAGTTCGTGGAGATGGTTATCCAGAAGATGAGTCCTACTCTATACCAGGCACTCGGCGTATTTTTGCCGCTTATCACTACTAACTGCGCAGTTCTAGGCGTAGCAATACTGAACGTGCAAAGTGATTACGGACTTGTGGAGACAGTCATAAACGGCGCAGGCGCGGCCATAGGCTTTACGCTTGCAATAGTGCTCTTTGCCGGAATAAGGGAGAGACTGGAAATTTCAGATGTTCCCGCTGCCTTCAAAGGATTTCCTATAGCACTTATAACAGCCGGGCTCATGTCTATAGCTTTCCTGGGCTTCATCGGACTAGTATAG
- a CDS encoding lytic transglycosylase domain-containing protein, translating into MKPGRRRLCTRVLTIIIILSAVALSLNNITKLAYPMHYEEQVYRYAGEYGVDPLLVFSIIRAESKFFPYANSTSGAKGLMQIMDITFEHASSEVEFSEGSLYDPDVNVKAGCWYISRLSEEFEDESLVIAAYNAGPANVKKWLSEEAYSDGEGGLDSIPYPETSAYVERVLENHSKYKKIYKR; encoded by the coding sequence TTGAAACCAGGCAGAAGAAGACTGTGCACCAGGGTTTTGACAATAATAATCATTTTGTCTGCCGTTGCATTAAGTTTAAACAACATTACAAAGCTTGCGTACCCCATGCATTATGAGGAGCAGGTTTACAGGTATGCCGGAGAGTATGGGGTAGATCCATTGCTTGTGTTCTCCATAATAAGGGCTGAAAGTAAATTTTTTCCGTATGCAAATTCGACAAGCGGCGCCAAGGGGCTCATGCAGATAATGGATATAACTTTCGAGCATGCAAGCAGTGAGGTGGAATTTTCAGAAGGATCCCTCTATGATCCCGATGTAAATGTAAAAGCGGGTTGCTGGTATATAAGCAGGCTGAGCGAAGAATTCGAAGATGAGAGTCTTGTCATTGCCGCCTACAATGCAGGCCCGGCTAATGTCAAAAAATGGCTTTCGGAAGAAGCCTACAGCGACGGAGAGGGCGGACTAGATTCAATACCTTACCCTGAAACCAGCGCATATGTGGAAAGAGTGCTGGAAAACCATTCAAAGTATAAAAAAATATATAAAAGGTGA
- a CDS encoding RnfABCDGE type electron transport complex subunit B: protein MNDILKTVVGLGSMGLFFGVVLAYASKKFAVETDPKIEAINNALPGANCGGCGLPGCAALAQAIANGEAAVNACPVGGAETASAIALIMGVQADAAEKRVAHVICRGDCNSALQKADYQGIHDCKAAVLANNGQKACSFGCLGFGTCKNVCDFDAISIVDGIAVIDKEKCVACGKCLEQCPKSIIKWVPYKQEVIVECNSHEFGKDVKDKCKVGCIGCGICQKVCPFDAVHVIDKLAVIDYVKCKQCHICVVKCPTGAISGNLEKTEKVRIAQEKKNAAVEKSNG, encoded by the coding sequence TTGAATGATATATTGAAAACAGTAGTTGGTCTTGGTTCCATGGGACTTTTCTTTGGTGTGGTGCTTGCCTATGCTTCCAAGAAGTTTGCTGTGGAGACCGACCCGAAAATTGAGGCAATCAACAACGCTCTCCCGGGCGCAAATTGCGGCGGCTGCGGACTGCCGGGATGCGCAGCGCTTGCGCAGGCCATAGCAAACGGGGAGGCCGCTGTAAATGCATGCCCTGTAGGCGGAGCTGAGACGGCAAGCGCTATAGCGTTAATAATGGGAGTGCAGGCTGATGCAGCGGAAAAACGCGTGGCGCACGTGATATGCAGGGGCGACTGCAATAGCGCACTGCAGAAGGCTGACTACCAGGGGATACATGACTGCAAGGCGGCCGTGCTTGCAAACAACGGCCAGAAAGCCTGCAGCTTTGGCTGCCTGGGCTTTGGCACCTGCAAGAATGTATGCGACTTTGATGCCATATCAATTGTGGACGGGATTGCAGTAATAGACAAGGAAAAGTGTGTGGCTTGCGGCAAGTGCCTGGAACAGTGCCCGAAGAGCATAATAAAGTGGGTGCCATACAAGCAGGAGGTAATAGTCGAGTGCAACAGCCATGAGTTTGGAAAGGATGTAAAGGACAAGTGCAAGGTAGGCTGCATAGGGTGCGGGATATGCCAGAAGGTATGTCCGTTTGATGCGGTGCATGTCATTGACAAGCTGGCTGTAATAGACTATGTAAAATGCAAGCAGTGTCATATTTGTGTGGTAAAGTGCCCTACGGGCGCTATATCGGGAAATTTGGAAAAGACTGAAAAGGTAAGAATTGCCCAGGAAAAAAAGAACGCAGCAGTTGAAAAGTCAAATGGATAG
- a CDS encoding RnfABCDGE type electron transport complex subunit D — MENKLTISSSPHIVSNTTTSHIMRDVIIALIPATLGALYFFRMGAVVVIVPAILAAVAAEAIFQKMSGRKVTVGDLSAVVTGLLLALHLPPNAPWWLTVVGSLFAIIVVKQLFGGIGHNFMNPALAARAVLLASWPVQMTSWVNPGADAVSSATPLGILSEQGKEAAMAAASLKDLFMGNVGGCVGETSVVLLLIGGAYLLYRGVITYIIPAYYMGTVAILTLLLGGFDFSYMLFHLFAGGLVIGAVFMATDYSTSPVTQKGQIVYAVGCGVLTTVIRLYGGYPEGVSYSIILMNVATPLIERYTTPKVFGEVAK; from the coding sequence ATGGAAAACAAATTGACGATTTCATCGTCTCCGCATATTGTTTCAAACACGACTACTTCGCATATAATGAGGGACGTGATAATAGCTCTTATACCGGCAACGCTGGGTGCGCTTTACTTTTTCAGGATGGGCGCAGTAGTAGTAATAGTGCCGGCCATATTGGCAGCAGTAGCGGCTGAGGCGATTTTTCAAAAAATGTCCGGTAGAAAGGTTACGGTAGGAGACCTTTCAGCGGTAGTAACGGGACTGCTTCTGGCCCTTCACCTTCCGCCCAATGCCCCGTGGTGGCTTACTGTAGTGGGTTCTCTGTTTGCAATAATAGTTGTAAAGCAGCTCTTTGGAGGAATAGGCCACAATTTCATGAATCCGGCGCTTGCTGCCAGGGCAGTTCTTCTTGCATCCTGGCCGGTGCAGATGACATCGTGGGTGAATCCTGGGGCGGATGCCGTTTCAAGTGCAACTCCGCTTGGCATTCTGAGCGAGCAGGGCAAGGAAGCGGCCATGGCTGCCGCCAGCCTCAAGGACCTTTTCATGGGCAACGTGGGAGGCTGCGTAGGAGAAACATCTGTCGTGCTCTTGCTGATTGGTGGAGCATACTTGCTCTATAGAGGCGTCATAACATACATAATTCCCGCATATTACATGGGGACCGTGGCTATACTGACGCTGCTGCTTGGAGGCTTCGATTTTAGCTACATGCTGTTTCACCTGTTTGCGGGAGGACTTGTAATAGGAGCTGTTTTCATGGCTACTGACTACTCGACGTCGCCGGTAACGCAAAAAGGCCAGATAGTATATGCGGTAGGCTGCGGAGTGCTGACTACTGTAATAAGGCTCTATGGAGGATATCCAGAAGGTGTTTCATATTCGATAATATTAATGAACGTGGCCACTCCTCTTATCGAAAGGTATACAACTCCTAAGGTGTTCGGGGAGGTGGCTAAATAA
- a CDS encoding C40 family peptidase, whose amino-acid sequence MIKKIGAFFAILIALGLGSSSVFAQPFSIGKVQATALNVRKEASVSSTVISKLYNNNEVLIISKQQDWYQVRLSDGNEGWISSAYAGIVKEGIDGCVNADKVNARQEANTQSGILESLSKGKQLSVIEKSGDWYRVMFDGKTAYIYATYVDVPALSSQTQQTAVVSRGEGRSGISSYALNLLGKKYVWGASGPSTFDCSGFTRYVYKSAAGTELPHNSTAQSTVGTTVEKSNLAVGDLVFFTTDRSGKVNHAGIYVGNGMFAHASSAKGKVIVSDLKSGFYSETYKWAKRIGN is encoded by the coding sequence ATGATTAAAAAAATTGGGGCCTTTTTTGCTATCTTAATAGCCCTGGGTTTGGGCAGCTCCAGCGTATTCGCGCAACCATTCAGCATCGGAAAAGTGCAGGCTACTGCGCTTAACGTCAGAAAAGAAGCTTCGGTTTCATCTACTGTAATTTCTAAACTCTACAACAACAATGAAGTTCTTATAATTTCAAAGCAGCAGGATTGGTATCAGGTTAGGCTTTCTGATGGAAATGAAGGCTGGATAAGCAGCGCTTATGCGGGGATAGTAAAGGAAGGTATAGACGGCTGTGTCAATGCTGACAAAGTGAATGCAAGGCAGGAAGCAAACACTCAAAGCGGCATACTGGAAAGCTTGAGCAAGGGCAAGCAGCTAAGCGTAATTGAAAAATCAGGGGACTGGTACAGGGTAATGTTTGACGGAAAAACAGCGTACATATATGCAACATATGTAGACGTACCTGCGCTAAGCTCACAAACGCAGCAGACGGCAGTTGTTTCAAGGGGAGAAGGAAGAAGCGGAATTTCAAGCTACGCGCTTAATCTTCTTGGGAAAAAGTATGTATGGGGCGCATCCGGCCCAAGCACTTTCGACTGCTCAGGATTCACAAGATACGTGTACAAAAGCGCAGCAGGAACAGAGCTGCCGCACAACTCAACAGCTCAGAGCACGGTTGGAACGACCGTTGAAAAATCGAATCTTGCGGTAGGAGACCTGGTGTTCTTCACAACTGACAGAAGCGGCAAAGTCAACCATGCCGGGATATACGTAGGCAATGGAATGTTTGCACATGCATCCTCGGCCAAGGGTAAAGTTATAGTTTCTGACCTCAAAAGCGGGTTTTACAGTGAAACGTACAAGTGGGCAAAGAGGATAGGCAACTAA